ATCCCCCGCGCCGACGGTGGAGCGGGCCTGCACCGGCGGTCGGGTTGCCAGCCAGCTTCCGGAGGCCGTGACCAGCAGCGCGCCCCTCGCGCCAAGGGTGGCAAGCACGGCACCGACGCCGCGTTCAATGAGCATTCCCGCGGCACGCGCCGCCAGCAAGGGGTCTGCCTCCAGTGCCGCCTCCGAGGAAAAGCCGGTGGCCTCGGCGAGTTCCTCCGCATTCGGTTTGAGCAGGTCCGGCACCGCTCCGTGCAGCAGCGCGCCAAGCAAAGGCGGTCCGGAGGAATCGATCGCGATGCGCGGAGCGGCGCCCCCAAGCCGCTCCCGTACGGCGTGTGCCACTGAGGCATAAAAATCCGGCGGTACCTCCGGCGGGAGTGAGCCTGCCAGCACCAGCCAGGAAGTGCCGCGGCCTTCCTGGGCGGTGCAGGCGCCGATGAGCAAAGCGATCAAGGCCTCCTGCTCCACGGGCCTTAAGGGCGGTCCGGGCGCGTTGATCTTCGTGGTGGTGCCATCCGGCTCAGTAAGGGTGATGTTGCTCCGCAGGGGCGCCCCGATGGGCAGGTTCAGGTAGTCCACTCCCGCGGTCCGCAGGCCGGCCATCACGGGATCGCCGTCGGCCCCCGGAAGCACCGCAAGGGACCGGACACCCGAGGCAGTGAGCGCCCGGGACACATTCACGCCCTTGCCGCCGGGTTCCTCTCCGGCTGACACGGCCCGTTGGACAGCCCCGCGCGCAAGTGCGCCGGGGAGCTGGACCGTGCGGTCCAGGGAGGGATTGGCGGTGAGGGTGAGGATCATGAAGGGGATCCGTCCAGGCCGTGCCTGCCGGGGCCGGCCGGTGGTGGGATGAAAACGGCTTGCCGGTGCGGTTCCCGTTTTCCGTTGGGGTTTGTGCACATGCATACCCGCGATCTGTGGCGCTGGCCACTG
This window of the Arthrobacter sp. zg-Y919 genome carries:
- a CDS encoding 1-phosphofructokinase family hexose kinase, yielding MILTLTANPSLDRTVQLPGALARGAVQRAVSAGEEPGGKGVNVSRALTASGVRSLAVLPGADGDPVMAGLRTAGVDYLNLPIGAPLRSNITLTEPDGTTTKINAPGPPLRPVEQEALIALLIGACTAQEGRGTSWLVLAGSLPPEVPPDFYASVAHAVRERLGGAAPRIAIDSSGPPLLGALLHGAVPDLLKPNAEELAEATGFSSEAALEADPLLAARAAGMLIERGVGAVLATLGARGALLVTASGSWLATRPPVQARSTVGAGDSALAGYLLADVAGASPADCLRQAVAHGAAAASLPGTTVPALAATDPGAVTVTALNGPEGTLRGPSPAGSATPRQSSSSKEEES